In Drosophila subpulchrella strain 33 F10 #4 breed RU33 chromosome X, RU_Dsub_v1.1 Primary Assembly, whole genome shotgun sequence, the DNA window ACAGCAGAGATCTCTCTTCGGTCCGGGACCTCCGCCGGGATGGAGCAGTGGTGGCCTCAGCCACGGCTGGAACGCTCCCAGCTTCGAATTCAGTCACCTGCCGCCATCCTCCAGTCCACATGTGACCAAGGACGAGTTGCTGGCCCTGCTGGCCGCCTGGAAGGATGTGGCCGTGAAGCCCACGACTCCTGCGCCGGAACCAGAGCCCGAAGAGCCGGAACCCGAGCCAGAGACCACAGCAGCCCCGCCGCCGGAGGATCAGGATGAACCAGAGCCGGAACCGGCGGCACCAGAAGCGCCAGCTGGCCCACCACCCGGTGTTCCCGTCACCGTATCCCTGCCCGCCCTGGTGCCCATACAACTGGCAGCCATGTGGCAGCAGCCGGCGCCAGGAGCAGCGGCCGGTGGACTGGGTCCCTTGGGGCTGGGAGGCTTGGGTCTGGGGGGTGGAATCGCCTTGAACAACCTTGGCGGTGGTGCGGCTGCAGCAGGAGCTGCTGCAGCTGGAGGCGGAGGAGCAGCGGCCGCCGGATCCGCCGCAGCGGCAAGATCCGGA includes these proteins:
- the LOC119557586 gene encoding vegetative cell wall protein gp1; the encoded protein is MARYQSSIHCLGGIGFLVVLFIDQLASGQFVPGPISAIPRQQRSLFGPGPPPGWSSGGLSHGWNAPSFEFSHLPPSSSPHVTKDELLALLAAWKDVAVKPTTPAPEPEPEEPEPEPETTAAPPPEDQDEPEPEPAAPEAPAGPPPGVPVTVSLPALVPIQLAAMWQQPAPGAAAGGLGPLGLGGLGLGGGIALNNLGGGAAAAGAAAAGGGGAAAAGSAAAARSGLARPRARARIGGRASNAQPAIRFPVANPRSFTSNNYVAPRPRYYRDTETMRVNVMAPPPYQMPNVQGPVQLVPAYWQ